A genome region from Triticum aestivum cultivar Chinese Spring chromosome 2B, IWGSC CS RefSeq v2.1, whole genome shotgun sequence includes the following:
- the LOC123045538 gene encoding protein NRT1/ PTR FAMILY 4.3 — MDVESSTAHEVSVDWRGRPCEPGRHGGMRAAVFVLGIQAFEIMAIAAVGNNLITYVFGEMHFPLSEAANVVTNFVGTIFLLSLLGGFLSDSYLGCFWTMLTFGFVELSGFILLSVQAHLPQLKPPPCNMASMDGSCEQARGFKSSIFFVALYLVALGSGCLKPNMIAHGGDQFSSSGGSDNAKSLSTYFNSAYFSFCLGELVALTALVWVQTHSGMDVGFGISAAAMAAGLISLVSGAAFYRNKPPQGSIFTPIARVFVASFSKRKQVCPTNPGNVGIGEPARLAGSFRHGNKFRFLDKACVRDAEQGGNTKPESPWRLCTVSEVQQAKTLLAVTPIFACTIVFNTVLAQLQTFSVQQGSAMDTVLGGAFRVPPASLQAIPYAMLLLLVPAYELLLVPFMKRLTGTRSGITPLQRIGVGLGTVAFSMVAAATVERRRRDLSASGARMSVLWIVPQFLVFGVSEMFTAVGLIEFFYKQACAGMQSFLTALTYCSYAFGFYLSSVLVTTVNRVTARHGGAGWLGDNDLNKDRLDLFYWMLAALSVLNFFCYLVCARWYNSGADGSDAASAQIAAEGDAKEIS; from the exons ATGGACGTTGAGAGCTCCACGGCGCATGAGGTCTCCGTCGACTGGCGGGGCCGCCCGTGCGAGCCGGGCCGGCACGGCGGCATGCGCGCAGCCGTCTTCGTCCTAG GGATCCAGGCGTTCGAGATCATGGCGATCGCGGCGGTGGGGAACAACCTCATCACGTACGTGTTCGGGGAGATGCACTTCCCGCTGTCGGAGGCGGCCAACGTAGTGACCAACTTCGTGGGCAccatcttcctcctctccctcctcggcgGCTTCCTCTCCGACTCCTACCTCGGCTGCTTCTGGACCATGCTCACCTTCGGCTTCGTCGAGCTCTCG GGCTTCATACTACTGTCAGTGCAAGCACACCTTCCGCAGCTGAAGCCGCCGCCGTGCAACATGGCGTCCATGGACGGCAGCTGCGAGCAGGCCAGGGGCTTCAAGTCCAGCATCTTCTTCGTCGCGCTCTACCTGGTGGCGCTCGGCAGCGGCTGCCTCAAGCCCAACATGATCGCGCACGGCGGCGACCAGTTCTCCAGCTCCGGCGGGTCCGACAATGCCAAGAGCCTCTCCACCTACTTCAACTCCGCCTACTTCAGCTTCTGCCTCGGCGAGCTCGTCGCCCTCACGGCGCTCGTCTGGGTGCAGACGCACTCCGGGATGGACGTCGGCTTCGgcatctccgccgccgccatggccgccgggcTCATCAGCCTCGTGTCCGGCGCGGCCTTCTACCGGAACAAACCTCCTCAGGGCAGCATCTTCACTCCTATTGCAAGG GTGTTCGTCGCCTCCTTCTCCAAGAGGAAGCAGGTCTGCCCTACCAATCCTGGCAACGTCGGAATTGGCGAGCCGGCACGCCTCGCCGGCAGCTTCCGCCACGGCAACAAGTTCAG GTTCTTAGACAAGGCGTGCGTCAGGGACGCGGAGCAGGGGGGCAACACGAAGCCGGAGAGCCCGTGGCGGCTGTGCACGGTGTCGGAGGTGCAGCAGGCCAAGACCCTCCTCGCCGTGACGCCCATCTTCGCCTGCACCATCGTGTTCAACACCGTGCTCGCGCAGCTGCAGACCTTCTCGGTGCAGCAGGGCAGCGCCATGGACACCGTCCTCGGGGGCGCCTTCCGCGTCCCGCCGGCGTCGCTGCAGGCCATCCCCTACGCCATGCTCCTCCTGCTCGTCCCGGCGTACGAGCTCCTGCTCGTGCCCTTCATGAAGCGGCTCACGGGGACGCGCTCCGGGATCACCCCGCTGCAGCGCATCGGGGTCGGCCTCGGCACCGTCGCcttctccatggtcgccgccgccaccgtcgagcgccggcgcCGCGACCTGTCGGCGTCCGGGGCGCGGATGTCCGTGCTGTGGATCGTGCCGCAGTTCCTCGTGTTCGGGGTGTCGGAGATGTTCACCGCCGTGGGGCTCATCGAGTTCTTCTACAAGCAGGCCTGCGCCGGCATGCAGTCCTTCCTCACCGCGCTCACCTACTGCTCCTACGCCTTCGGCTTCTACCTCAGCTCCGTGCTGGTGACGACGGTGAACAGGGTCacggcgaggcacggcggcgccGGCTGGCTCGGCGACAACGACCTCAACAAGGACAGGCTGGACCTCTTCTACTGGATGCTGGCTGCGCTCAGCGTGCTCAACTTCTTCTGCTACCTGGTATGTGCAAGGTGGTACAACTCTGGTGCCGATGGCTCTGATGCTGCCTCAGCTCAGATTGCAGCAGAGGGTGATGCCAAGGAGATCAGCTGA